From a region of the Azospirillum formosense genome:
- a CDS encoding ABC transporter permease yields the protein MLAFLVRRLLTLALTAWLATLVVFAVLEAIPGDPALVMLGTSAQPEAVAALRAQMGLDRPWPARYAGWVGGMLHGDFGTSLTYARPVAGLVADRLAITLPLAGLALVLSAGIAIPLGLFAAGRQGRAGDWAVMAFGQMGIAVPGFWFAILLILLFSVRLGWFSAGGFPGWEAGAGPALKALLLPAVALALPEAAILARITRTAALDTLREEYVRTAVAKGLPRRLVLRRHVLPNALIPVATILGLQFSFLVAGAVVVENVFTLPGLGRLLYQAIGQHDLIVVQSVVVLLAVTVVAVNALVDIVCAAIDPRPRVTA from the coding sequence GTGCTCGCCTTCCTGGTGCGCCGTCTGCTGACCCTGGCGCTGACGGCGTGGCTGGCCACGCTGGTGGTCTTCGCCGTGCTGGAGGCGATCCCCGGCGACCCCGCCCTGGTGATGCTGGGCACCAGCGCCCAGCCGGAGGCCGTGGCCGCCCTGCGCGCCCAGATGGGGCTCGACCGGCCCTGGCCCGCCCGCTACGCCGGCTGGGTGGGCGGCATGCTGCACGGCGATTTCGGGACCAGCCTGACCTACGCGCGCCCGGTCGCCGGGCTGGTCGCCGACCGGCTGGCCATCACCCTGCCGCTGGCGGGGCTGGCGCTGGTCCTCTCGGCGGGCATCGCCATCCCGCTCGGCCTCTTCGCCGCCGGGCGGCAGGGGCGGGCCGGGGACTGGGCGGTCATGGCCTTCGGGCAGATGGGGATCGCGGTGCCGGGCTTCTGGTTCGCCATCCTGTTGATTTTGCTGTTCTCCGTTCGGCTGGGCTGGTTCTCCGCCGGCGGTTTTCCGGGGTGGGAGGCCGGGGCGGGGCCGGCGCTGAAGGCGCTGCTGCTGCCCGCCGTGGCGCTGGCCCTGCCGGAGGCGGCGATCCTGGCGCGCATCACCCGCACCGCGGCGCTCGACACGCTGCGCGAGGAGTATGTGCGCACGGCGGTCGCCAAGGGCCTGCCGCGCCGGCTGGTCCTGCGGCGCCATGTGCTGCCCAACGCGCTGATCCCCGTCGCCACCATCCTGGGCCTGCAATTCTCCTTCCTCGTCGCCGGGGCGGTGGTGGTGGAGAACGTCTTCACCCTGCCGGGGCTGGGCCGCCTGCTCTATCAGGCCATCGGCCAGCACGACCTGATCGTGGTGCAGAGCGTCGTCGTGCTGCTGGCGGTCACGGTGGTGGCGGTCAACGCGCTGGTCGACATCGTCTGCGCGGCCATCGACCCGCGCCCGCGGGTGACGGCATGA
- a CDS encoding ABC transporter substrate-binding protein, giving the protein MPNRQRRAALAITMGAVLGLAGALAAGPVLAQTASRTDLVVGMRLEPPHLDPTAGAAAAIDEVTYANLFEPLTRIDAEGKVVPGFAEKWEVSADGLTYTFHLRKGAKFHDGTAADSADVKFSLDRARGAESVNAQKGYFAAIAGVEAPDARTVVVTLSRPDGLFLFHMASGDAAIVAPESAGANKQTPIGTGPFKFERWVAGDRVVLVRNPDYDGPKPALERVTFRFISDPAAQVAALKAGDIDSFPQFDTYEALPQFRDDGAFTVMVGTTEGETILGTNNARKPFDDLRVRRAMAHAIDRKTLIDGVLFGNGAAIGSHFPPHRAGYVDLTGLYPYDPDKAKALLAEAGLPDGFETTLRLPPPIYARRSGELIAAMLAEVGIRVKVEPMEWAPWLEQVFKGKDYDLTLIAHTEPLDIDIYGRPDYYFNYRSERFNAVGAELDRTQDNAKRNALYGEQQRILAEDAVNGFLFMLPAATVQKSAVQGMWVNRPIQANDVTGVRWK; this is encoded by the coding sequence ATGCCGAACCGCCAGAGGCGCGCCGCGCTCGCCATCACCATGGGAGCGGTCCTCGGGCTGGCCGGCGCGCTGGCCGCCGGTCCGGTCCTCGCGCAAACGGCTTCCCGCACGGATCTGGTGGTCGGGATGCGGCTGGAGCCGCCGCACCTCGACCCCACGGCGGGGGCGGCCGCGGCCATCGACGAGGTGACCTACGCCAACCTGTTCGAGCCGCTGACCCGCATCGACGCCGAAGGCAAGGTGGTGCCGGGCTTCGCGGAAAAGTGGGAGGTGTCGGCGGACGGGCTGACCTACACCTTCCACCTGCGCAAGGGGGCGAAGTTCCACGACGGCACCGCCGCCGACTCGGCGGACGTCAAGTTCTCGCTCGACCGCGCGCGGGGCGCGGAGTCGGTGAACGCGCAGAAGGGCTATTTCGCCGCCATCGCCGGGGTGGAGGCGCCGGACGCGCGGACCGTGGTGGTCACCCTGTCGCGGCCCGACGGGCTGTTCCTCTTCCACATGGCGTCGGGCGACGCCGCCATCGTCGCTCCGGAATCGGCGGGCGCCAACAAGCAGACCCCGATCGGCACCGGCCCCTTCAAGTTCGAGCGCTGGGTGGCCGGCGACCGGGTGGTGCTGGTGCGCAACCCCGACTATGACGGGCCGAAGCCGGCGCTGGAGCGCGTGACCTTCCGCTTCATCAGCGACCCGGCGGCCCAGGTCGCCGCGCTGAAGGCCGGCGACATCGACAGCTTCCCGCAGTTCGACACCTACGAGGCGCTGCCCCAGTTCCGCGACGACGGGGCCTTCACCGTCATGGTCGGCACGACGGAGGGGGAGACGATCCTCGGCACCAACAACGCCCGCAAGCCCTTCGACGACCTGCGGGTGCGCCGGGCCATGGCCCACGCCATCGACCGCAAGACGCTGATCGACGGCGTGCTGTTCGGCAACGGTGCCGCCATCGGCAGCCATTTTCCGCCGCACCGCGCCGGCTATGTCGACCTGACCGGCCTCTACCCCTACGACCCGGACAAGGCCAAGGCGCTGCTCGCCGAGGCCGGGCTGCCAGACGGGTTCGAGACGACGCTGCGCCTGCCGCCGCCGATCTACGCCCGCCGCTCCGGCGAGCTGATCGCCGCCATGCTGGCCGAGGTCGGCATCCGCGTGAAGGTCGAGCCGATGGAATGGGCGCCCTGGCTGGAGCAGGTGTTCAAGGGCAAGGATTACGACCTGACCCTGATCGCCCACACGGAGCCGCTGGACATCGACATCTACGGTCGCCCCGACTACTACTTCAACTACCGCAGCGAGCGCTTCAACGCCGTTGGGGCGGAGCTGGACCGCACCCAGGACAACGCCAAGCGCAACGCCCTCTACGGCGAGCAGCAACGCATCCTGGCCGAGGACGCGGTGAACGGCTTCCTCTTCATGCTGCCCGCCGCCACCGTGCAGAAGTCGGCGGTGCAGGGCATGTGGGTGAACCGCCCGATCCAGGCCAACGACGTGACGGGCGTCCGGTGGAAGTGA
- a CDS encoding ABC transporter permease — protein sequence MRRLVRRVRRLPVSLLLGGLLTALVVGAALLSLVWTPFPAEQVRVVARLRPPGPVHWLGTDHFGRDVFSMILVGARNSLAVGAAAVALGALLGVPLGLAASAWGRWGDEAVARLGDLLFAFPAVLTAILLTAALGAGAVNVVLALGLFNAAVFARVARGAALAVWRRDFVRAALALGRGPLSVTLVHVLPNIAGVVIVQGTVLFAVAVLNEAALSYLGLGIQPPSPSWGKMLGDAQTFLFTAPLQAIFPGAAIAVTVLGLNLLGDGLRDALDPRHRSAGLL from the coding sequence ATGAGACGGCTCGTCCGGCGGGTGCGCCGGCTGCCGGTCAGTCTGCTGCTGGGCGGGCTGCTCACCGCGCTGGTGGTGGGGGCGGCGCTGCTGTCGCTGGTCTGGACGCCCTTCCCGGCGGAGCAGGTGCGGGTGGTCGCCCGGCTGCGCCCGCCGGGACCGGTCCATTGGCTGGGCACCGACCATTTCGGGCGCGACGTGTTCTCGATGATCCTGGTCGGCGCCCGCAACTCGCTGGCCGTCGGGGCGGCGGCGGTGGCGCTGGGGGCGCTGCTGGGCGTGCCGCTGGGGCTGGCGGCTTCCGCCTGGGGACGCTGGGGGGACGAGGCGGTGGCCCGGCTCGGCGACCTGCTCTTCGCCTTTCCCGCGGTGCTGACGGCGATCCTGCTGACGGCGGCGCTGGGGGCGGGGGCGGTGAACGTCGTGCTGGCGCTCGGCCTGTTCAACGCCGCGGTCTTCGCGCGGGTGGCGCGCGGGGCGGCGCTGGCCGTCTGGCGCCGGGACTTCGTGCGGGCGGCGCTGGCGCTGGGGCGCGGGCCGCTGTCGGTGACGCTGGTGCATGTGCTGCCCAACATCGCTGGGGTGGTGATCGTCCAGGGGACGGTGCTGTTCGCCGTGGCGGTGCTGAACGAGGCGGCGCTGAGCTATCTCGGCCTGGGCATCCAGCCACCCTCGCCCTCCTGGGGAAAGATGCTGGGCGACGCGCAGACCTTCCTGTTCACCGCCCCCCTCCAGGCGATCTTTCCGGGGGCGGCCATCGCGGTGACGGTGCTGGGGCTGAACCTGCTCGGCGACGGCCTGCGCGACGCGCTGGACCCGCGCCACCGCTCGGCGGGGCTGCTGTAG